A genomic region of Microbacterium schleiferi contains the following coding sequences:
- the cofG gene encoding 7,8-didemethyl-8-hydroxy-5-deazariboflavin synthase CofG: MGTLNRTPTRPAAVSLDDALSRADAGDDLSRDDLVAVLSARGPELDAVLEVAGALRDRGLREAGRPGVFTYSRKVFVPITTLCRDRCHYCVFVDTPGQLQRAGKPVFMSPEQVLAVARAGQRQGCKEALLTLGDRPEERWPEARRWLDEHGFASTLDYVAYVANLITTETGMLAHLNPGVMSADELQRLRPFGPSMGMMLETTSRDLFETPGQVHYGSPDKDPDLRLRVIEDAGIHRIPFTTGILVGIGETITDRAESLLALRDAQRRYGHLQEIIVQNFRAKPGTAMRDAADADLEEYTAAVAAARLAMGANARIQVPPNLSDPTEFALLVRAGADDWGGVSPVTADHVNPERPWPHLDDLAARTAELGFELRERLTAHPEYVHAAATWIAPELHAAVAALADPVSGLAAPTLATPSTASAARRSRASSVAALATDAATDPASLADEDWARLLTATGADLDALTSAADDVRRYTVGEAISVVVNRNLTTTGLRASVRVEGPDRDTFTLTEVAEIARDAADLGASELCVQGVIPTDADAYLGLARAVKDAAPTLHLHAFRPQDAWDFATRSGLSIDEAYRALRDAGVDTVPGTGVKVLDDGIRERVAPTDIPIADWLAAIRAAHAAGLRSTSVLFYGHVESAADRISHLRTLRSLQLETGGFTEFVPIPLPGFGVPLVEGRSPIDEHRAMVAVSRLLLSGAIAHIQVPWPRLDAATIPVLLRSGADDLGGTLLDGRILPRAGVEHGRELPLPEAERIARHLLRPLRQRTTDYRDARPTPPRAHDAAGNRTREMR, from the coding sequence CGACGACCTCAGCCGCGACGATCTGGTCGCGGTGCTCAGCGCGCGGGGTCCGGAGCTGGATGCCGTTCTCGAGGTCGCCGGCGCGTTGCGCGACCGCGGCCTGCGCGAGGCTGGGCGCCCGGGCGTCTTCACGTACTCCCGCAAAGTGTTCGTCCCCATCACGACCCTGTGCCGCGACCGCTGCCACTATTGCGTTTTCGTCGACACCCCGGGGCAGCTGCAGCGCGCTGGAAAGCCGGTGTTCATGAGCCCGGAACAGGTGCTCGCCGTCGCCCGGGCCGGACAGCGCCAAGGCTGCAAAGAGGCGCTCCTCACGCTCGGTGATCGCCCCGAGGAGCGGTGGCCCGAGGCTCGCCGCTGGCTCGACGAGCACGGTTTCGCCTCGACCCTCGACTATGTCGCGTACGTCGCGAACCTCATCACGACCGAGACAGGCATGCTCGCGCATCTGAACCCCGGCGTCATGAGTGCCGACGAACTCCAGCGCCTGCGCCCGTTCGGGCCGTCGATGGGCATGATGCTCGAGACGACATCCCGCGACCTGTTCGAGACCCCGGGACAGGTGCACTACGGCTCCCCCGACAAGGATCCCGACCTCCGGCTTCGGGTTATCGAGGATGCCGGCATCCACCGCATTCCGTTCACCACCGGCATCCTCGTGGGAATCGGTGAGACGATCACCGACCGGGCCGAGTCTCTTCTCGCGCTGCGGGACGCACAGCGCCGGTACGGGCACCTGCAGGAGATCATCGTGCAGAACTTCCGCGCGAAGCCCGGCACGGCAATGCGCGATGCGGCCGATGCCGACCTCGAGGAGTACACCGCAGCCGTGGCCGCAGCGCGCCTGGCAATGGGCGCGAACGCGCGCATCCAGGTGCCGCCGAACCTCAGCGACCCGACCGAGTTCGCGCTTCTGGTGCGTGCCGGCGCGGATGACTGGGGCGGCGTCTCACCGGTCACCGCAGACCACGTGAATCCCGAGCGCCCGTGGCCGCACCTCGACGATCTGGCGGCGCGTACAGCCGAGCTCGGATTCGAACTGCGCGAGCGCCTGACCGCCCACCCCGAGTACGTGCACGCCGCAGCGACCTGGATCGCTCCGGAGTTGCACGCTGCGGTAGCAGCCCTCGCCGACCCGGTCTCCGGACTGGCAGCGCCGACGCTCGCCACGCCCTCCACAGCGAGCGCGGCACGCCGCTCGCGAGCCAGCTCGGTCGCGGCTCTGGCGACAGACGCCGCGACCGACCCCGCATCGCTCGCCGACGAGGACTGGGCGCGGCTGCTGACGGCGACCGGCGCAGACCTCGACGCGCTCACCAGCGCAGCAGACGACGTGCGACGCTACACGGTCGGCGAGGCGATCAGCGTCGTCGTCAACCGCAACCTGACCACGACGGGACTACGCGCCAGCGTCCGCGTCGAGGGCCCCGACCGCGACACCTTCACACTGACCGAGGTTGCCGAGATCGCCCGGGATGCCGCCGACCTCGGGGCCAGCGAACTCTGCGTGCAGGGCGTCATCCCGACCGATGCGGATGCCTACCTCGGCCTCGCGCGCGCGGTCAAGGATGCCGCGCCCACGCTGCACCTGCACGCCTTCCGCCCGCAAGATGCCTGGGACTTCGCGACCCGCAGCGGACTCTCGATCGACGAGGCCTACCGCGCGCTGCGGGATGCGGGTGTGGACACCGTGCCGGGAACGGGCGTCAAGGTTCTGGATGACGGCATCCGCGAGCGGGTCGCTCCCACCGACATCCCCATCGCGGACTGGCTCGCCGCGATCCGCGCCGCGCATGCGGCGGGGCTGCGCTCGACATCCGTGCTGTTCTACGGCCACGTAGAGTCCGCCGCCGACCGGATCTCGCACCTGCGCACGCTGCGCAGCCTGCAGCTGGAGACTGGCGGGTTCACCGAGTTCGTCCCGATCCCGCTCCCGGGCTTCGGAGTTCCGCTCGTCGAAGGCAGGTCACCGATCGACGAGCATCGGGCGATGGTCGCCGTGTCGCGACTGCTGCTGTCGGGAGCGATCGCGCACATTCAGGTGCCGTGGCCGCGCCTGGACGCGGCAACCATTCCGGTGCTTCTGCGCTCGGGCGCCGACGACCTCGGCGGCACGCTGCTCGATGGCCGCATCCTCCCGCGTGCCGGCGTGGAGCACGGGCGCGAACTGCCGCTGCCCGAGGCCGAGCGCATCGCCCGGCACCTGCTGCGACCCCTCCGGCAGCGCACCACCGACTACCGGGATGCCCGCCCCACCCCGCCGCGCGCTCACGACGCTGCCGGCAACCGCACGCGGGAGATGCGATGA